A genomic region of Miscanthus floridulus cultivar M001 chromosome 3, ASM1932011v1, whole genome shotgun sequence contains the following coding sequences:
- the LOC136546405 gene encoding arabinogalactan protein 1-like, whose protein sequence is MARFQLAALAMAMLFAAAAAQAPAATPTPAPKASPPPVMPPPTPAPVSAPPVPPPTLPPPAPAPAPKAPAPAPEAPAPAPKAEAPTPDVSSPPMPTDVPAPSPAAEAPPAPSAAAGVSPAAKWAAAAALAAAAAFY, encoded by the coding sequence ATGGCGCGCTTCCAGCTCGCGGccttggccatggccatgctcttcgccgcggcggcggcgcaggcccCGGCCGCCACCCCGACGCCGGCGCCCAAGGCGTCCCCCCCTCCGGTGATGCCGCCGCCGACCCCGGCGCCGGTGTCCGCCCCGCCCGTCCCGCCCCCGACCCTGCCTCCCCcggccccggcgcccgcccccaagGCCCCCGCCCCGGCGCCCGAGGCCCCCGCGCCGGCGCCCAAGGCTGAGGCCCCCACTCCCGACGTGAGCTCCCCGCCGATGCCCACGGATGTCCCCGCCCCGTCGCCCGCCGCCGAGGCTCCCCCCGCccccagcgccgccgccggcgtctcCCCCGCCGCCAagtgg